The Sulfurimonas sp. genome includes the window GAATAGAACCTATTTCAAATGTTAATTGAAAAAGTCCCCACATAAAAAATAAGAATATTGGGATACCTAAGATTGGATGAATAAAAACAGCATCTATCTTTTCAGTTAGTGTCTTTTTTTCTTCAAAAGCATCTTGAGCTACAACCTCAGCAATAATTCCTCGATTAAAAGATGCATACTCTCCAGCAAAAGCCTCTTTTATATCATCTGTATCATGATGAAGTTCTATATGTTTAGATGCATCTACTAATATTGGTTGGAGTTCCGTCCAAATAGGCTCAGCATGTAAAAGTTCATAAGTTCTTTTATTATTTTTAAGTAGGTTAATTGAAACATTTCTATAAGAATTTACTGCTTTGTATTTATGTTTTGTTAAATAATCAACAATATTTACTATCTCTTCTTCAACTGCTTCGCTGAAGATTAATTTTGAGTTTTGGCTTGACGCTTTTCTAACGGATACAACAGCATCTAGGAGTTCTTCTATGCCCTCTTTTGTAACGGCAGAAACTTTAACACAAGGGATACCAAGAAGTTCTGACATATATGAAGCATCTATGTCAATTCCTTCTTTTTGAGCTTCATCACTCATATTTAATGCAATTACAATATCTTTGCTCATACTCATAAGTTCAGAAGTAAGTTGAAGATTTTTCTCTAAGTTTGTAGAGTCCATTACATTGATGATGAGATCATAACCTTTAGCACAAAGATACTCATGAGTAACTCTTTCTTCGATTGTATAATCTGTAAAAGCATAAGTTCCAGGTAAATCGACAACTGTAAAATGATACTCTTTATAATCAAATAAAACTTCTGTTTTATCAACAGTAACACCAGAAAAATTTCCAACATGAAGATGCGCGTTTGACACAGAGTTAATAAGCATACTTTTGCCAACATTTGGCTGACCAACAAGAGCTATTTTTATATGATTAGCTATAACAGGACAAGCTTTTTCTTCTTCTATTTTCATATCTCTTCAACCTCTATAAGCTTGGCTTCTTGTGCACGAAGAGCTATTCGCATTTTTCCCACTTTTACCTCTATGGTACTTTTAGCAGGACCGTATTCTAAAACTTCTATGATAGTCTCTTTCATAATTCCAAAAGATATAAGTCTTTGTTTTAAATCTTTTGGAGCATTTAATTTCACAACTTTTACCTTGTGTGTTTTTTCGCATTCTTTTAATGTTCTCACTTATTATCCTAACTCAAATTTCAATTCACTATCAATAGCATAAGTATTTTTACTTAAAGTATTAAAATGATAACAACTATCAACTTATAAAACTCTTAATATTGATAATATTTATCATTTAATCTTTTATTTTTTTCTATCTTTGCTTTGATATAATTGTACAATTTATTTAATCTAAGGTACTTTATGAAATTTCTTTTTAATCCATCCTCTCACTTTAACCTAGCAAACCTTTTTACTTTTGTAAATATTACAGCAGGACTTAGTGCTATGTATTTTATCACTCTAAATAACTTTTTTCTAGCTATCATCTTAGCTTGGATTGGTGGTGCTTTTGATATTTTTGATGGGAAAATTGCTAGAGAATATGAGCTTTCAAATGAATTTGGTGTTCAACTTGATAGTTTTGCAGACTTTTTGAGTTTTGTTCTTGTGCCTGTATTTCTAATCTTTCAAGCTGTTTATGCACCAAGTCTAACAGGCTTTATGCTTTTTGTCGTAGCAGTTATTAGCATCTACTATGTTATTTCAGGTTTAAGAAGACTGATTCATTTTAATATTAACACAGATGCTGGAGAAGTAGATAAACATTTTGTAGGTGTACCTACCCCACTTGGCGCCATCTTACTCTGGCTTGTATATCTTGGAAGTGCTTATAATCTTTTTTCTGTTTCTATGGTTATAGTCTTAATGCTCTTCATAGGATGGAGTCTTAACTCAAAGTTAAAAGTACCACATCCTTAAAAAGTATCTATTTAGAATTAACTCCATACTTTCCGCTTCCAAGTAAAAATATTACTACTGATATAACTAAGTAAAAAAATGGCAACTCTATGACTGGAGAACCATTTTTACTTAACTCAAGAAGTGTACTTCCATGAGCTAAAAATATTGCCATAAGCATATTAAAAGCAAGACCTAAAGAAGCCACTCTTGCATATAAGCCTAAAATTATCAGGATTGGAAAAACAACTTCTCCAACATAAACACCATAAGCTAAAAACTCTGGTAGTCCTGCATTTGTTGTTAAGTACTTTACTCCACTAATGCCATTTATAATTTTCTCTACTCCATGAAAGAGCATCATTATTCCAAGAGATAACCTAAGTATTAATTTTGCAATATCAGTATTCATATCTGCTCCTTATTTCGCTAATCTAAATTTATAACTACCAATACCAATAACCTTGCCTTTTTTTACAACCTCTTTTATGTAAGTAAGTGTACCTTTGGCATCTGCGTCACCTATCTCTTCTTCTATTATTTTAAGAAGTTCAACTTCATTGGCATCTGTGAATGTTTTTTCAGTTCTATATTGTGTTTGTATTTTCATAATAGTATAATACCCTAAATGAGGTATAAACTATGAAAGACATGTTAAAAAATTTTACGATTTTGTATGTGGAAGATGAAGAAATGGTAAGAAAAAGTGCCGTAGAATATCTTAGTAGAGTGTGTAAAAATGTTCTTGAAGCCAAAGATGGCAAAGAGGCTATAAATATATGGAAAGAGCATAAGCCAGATATAATAATTACAGATATTAGCATGCCTAAACTAAACGGTATTGATATGGCAAGTTACATCAGAGCGCATGATAAAGATGTTCAAATCATCATCGCTACTGCTCACTCTGATACTGACTACTTAATCCAAGCAGTTGAACTTCAACTTGTTAAGTACATCATAAAACCAATCACAAAAGACAAACTTATCGGTGCTTTAGAGAAGTCAATCGAACTTATAGAAGATAAAAGTAAATTTAACCTTTTACTTTCAAAAAACTGTGAATATAATGCTTTTGAAAAAGTCATATATACTGATAACAAAGAGATAAAACTTACAAAAAATGAAACTCTATTTCTTGACTTGCTAGCTCATCACCACACAAGAGTTGTAAAGTATGAAGAGATTGAAAATGCTATTTGGGCTTATGAAGGAATGAGTCAAGATGCTATCCGCTCACTTGTTCGTGGCATAAGAAAAAAAGTTCCAGATGGAGCTATAGAAAATATTTCAGGCTCTGGATATAAACTTTACACTTTATAACACTATCTTAAAACACGCTCCACTGTCTGAGTTGTAAACACTTAGTTTTCCTTCTAAGTGTTCTTCGATTATCATTTTTGACATATAAAGTCCCAAACCTGTTCCGCTTTGCTCATCTTTAGTAGAAAAATATGGCTCAAAAATTTTATCTATTATATCTTCATCAACTCCACCACCATTATCACACACATCTACAACAAGTTTTTTGCCTTCACTTTTTGTCGTTATGCTTATTTTTGGATTTTGGATTTTTTTATCTATGAGTATATCTTTTGCATTTTTGATTAGGTTTAACATCACTTGGATAAATTCGTTTTTATATATATGAGTGAGTTCTCTTCCATAAGATTCAACTTCTATCTCAACTCCACCTAATTCCAAAGATTTTTGCATAAGTTTTACACTTGTATTTACTACATTACTAACTAAAACAAACTCTTTTTCTTTATCTGGACGAAAATAGTTTCTAAAATCATCAATAGTCATAGACATAAACTCTAAAAGTTCATTACCCTCTTTTAGTTTTTCATCAAGATACTCTTTTGTTAGTTCTTTGTATTCATAAGCAGACTCAACATTCATAAATAGATAGGACATTTGATTTAGCGGTTGTCTCCATTGATGAGCAATCATACTAAGCATATCCCCCATTTCAGCCATTTTTGACTGCTGTATTAGCATCTTGTCTTTTTGCCTATGTGCATTTAACTCATCTGATACTCTTTGCTCTAGTGACTCATTTAGTTTTACTAACTCACCTTCTCTTTTGTGCACTTCTTCTTGATACTGAGAAAATATTTGGTTAATTTTTCTTGATAAAAGAAGAGATAAAATAACAACAAAAATAACAATAGTTGAAGATGCTTTTAAAATAAGCTCTAACTCGTTATCAAGTATTATCTCTAACTCTCGCTGTTTTTTAAACTCTTGTTTACTCATTCTTGATATTTCAAAACCATAAACTAAGTGCCAATCAAGAGGTTTATAGTATTTAGAGTAGTAGTAATACCCATCTAGTTTATATTTGTACCAAGTTGATTTTTGAGAAAGATTTTTACTAATTATATTTAAGGACTCATCTCCTAAAAAGATTCTCATTTTTTTAGACAAGTAGATTGCCTTTTTGTTATCATAAAGCCCCATAAAATCCGAGCTATCTAGTGGAATACTTTGAACCATACCCAAAAGAGTTGATTTTAAGACTTCCATTTCTTGCATAATATTGATAGCTGAACCAATATACCAACCATACATTTCTAAATCTTTAACAAAAATAACCTGTTTACCAACTCCTTGGTAAAACTTGCCTTCTAAAAAACCTTCAGATTTTTTTTTGATCATCTGAATCTCTTCAAGAACTAGTGATCTTTGATACATTTTATGTAAGTTTTCATTTCTAAAGAGAATATTGTTACCCTTAAAATTCGATATATAAAGAGCTTCTTTGTTTGAACTATAACCCATCTGATTGAAAGAGTCTAAGATTCTCTCTTTTATCTCTATATCGCTCTTTTTACCTTTATACTTTTCATAAATAAATCTAGCATTTTCATAAGCTATATCAATTCTTTTTTGTAACTTAATTTTTATATCTTTATCTACTCTATTATCTTTATAATCAAACAACAAATTAAGTTGTTTCACCCAAATCTCACTCTTATTTTTTTTAGAATCTACATAATCTTTTATAGAACGCTCTTTTATTTTTTGAAAATATAGGTTTACCTTTTCTATATAAAAAGTAGTTATAAAAAAACTAGCAGTTAACACAAGGGCAAGAGGAACAACAACAATAAGGTATGGAATAATTTTTTTCTCATTCACTCTCATTTTAATCTTCACTTGAAATACTCAATATTTTTTTTGGTTTTAATCCTAGCTCTATCATGTTTTGCGCCCGTTTTATGATGTTGCCTTTACCTGTTTTTAGTCTGTTCATGGAAGTGTCGTAAGAATCTTGTGCTTTTTGTAGATGCGAGCCAACTTTAGTCATTTCATCTACAAAAAGAACAAGCTTACCATACATCGCCTCGGCTTCCTCAGCGATTTTTTTGGCATGGTCTTGTTGTTTTTGTGTTCTCCAAATATGCTCTATTGTTTTTAGTGTAACTAAAAGAGTAGATGGAGAAACAACTAAAATATTGCTATCATAAGCCTTTTTAAAAAACTCTCCATCTTGTTCAAGAGCCAAC containing:
- a CDS encoding response regulator transcription factor — encoded protein: MKDMLKNFTILYVEDEEMVRKSAVEYLSRVCKNVLEAKDGKEAINIWKEHKPDIIITDISMPKLNGIDMASYIRAHDKDVQIIIATAHSDTDYLIQAVELQLVKYIIKPITKDKLIGALEKSIELIEDKSKFNLLLSKNCEYNAFEKVIYTDNKEIKLTKNETLFLDLLAHHHTRVVKYEEIENAIWAYEGMSQDAIRSLVRGIRKKVPDGAIENISGSGYKLYTL
- a CDS encoding DoxX family protein is translated as MNTDIAKLILRLSLGIMMLFHGVEKIINGISGVKYLTTNAGLPEFLAYGVYVGEVVFPILIILGLYARVASLGLAFNMLMAIFLAHGSTLLELSKNGSPVIELPFFYLVISVVIFLLGSGKYGVNSK
- a CDS encoding CDP-alcohol phosphatidyltransferase family protein, with the protein product MKFLFNPSSHFNLANLFTFVNITAGLSAMYFITLNNFFLAIILAWIGGAFDIFDGKIAREYELSNEFGVQLDSFADFLSFVLVPVFLIFQAVYAPSLTGFMLFVVAVISIYYVISGLRRLIHFNINTDAGEVDKHFVGVPTPLGAILLWLVYLGSAYNLFSVSMVIVLMLFIGWSLNSKLKVPHP
- a CDS encoding FeoA family protein, whose translation is MRTLKECEKTHKVKVVKLNAPKDLKQRLISFGIMKETIIEVLEYGPAKSTIEVKVGKMRIALRAQEAKLIEVEEI
- a CDS encoding cache domain-containing protein produces the protein MRVNEKKIIPYLIVVVPLALVLTASFFITTFYIEKVNLYFQKIKERSIKDYVDSKKNKSEIWVKQLNLLFDYKDNRVDKDIKIKLQKRIDIAYENARFIYEKYKGKKSDIEIKERILDSFNQMGYSSNKEALYISNFKGNNILFRNENLHKMYQRSLVLEEIQMIKKKSEGFLEGKFYQGVGKQVIFVKDLEMYGWYIGSAINIMQEMEVLKSTLLGMVQSIPLDSSDFMGLYDNKKAIYLSKKMRIFLGDESLNIISKNLSQKSTWYKYKLDGYYYYSKYYKPLDWHLVYGFEISRMSKQEFKKQRELEIILDNELELILKASSTIVIFVVILSLLLSRKINQIFSQYQEEVHKREGELVKLNESLEQRVSDELNAHRQKDKMLIQQSKMAEMGDMLSMIAHQWRQPLNQMSYLFMNVESAYEYKELTKEYLDEKLKEGNELLEFMSMTIDDFRNYFRPDKEKEFVLVSNVVNTSVKLMQKSLELGGVEIEVESYGRELTHIYKNEFIQVMLNLIKNAKDILIDKKIQNPKISITTKSEGKKLVVDVCDNGGGVDEDIIDKIFEPYFSTKDEQSGTGLGLYMSKMIIEEHLEGKLSVYNSDSGACFKIVL